The following are from one region of the Nostoc cf. commune SO-36 genome:
- a CDS encoding GumC family protein: MAKTSLNQEQQVTTSVQSVSGMRQLSTILLRRRFLIFGVSCVVMSAASLLAIISKPTYQSNMQILVSANLSEGAKSNKIPVGANTQVTDSNSQVVNSTTQMRLMLSSKLLQKAVDLLHSDYPDITLEDINGQKQPSKKTPLKVTPEEGGIGANKVFNQVFEVSFNDDDPVKAQRVLQALQKVYQNYNKQQQKERLNQGMAFVNARLPEIKKEVSKAEKNLEQFRKKHKLLDPEIQSKILLESLAGIQQQLQTTRANLQDVNARYSNLEQQIASSSQQNALISSRLNKSNRYQALLSEIQKTELALAKERLRYTEDYPSVQKLKQQRQSQLSLLRKEVTEITTSSNGEPLLKGQMLGVEPKLVDELILVQTTVLGLTANEKNLAESEQRLRSELNTYPSLIAEYSRLLPKVETSRKTLEQLLQTQQFLGLKIAQEGYNWQVLAEPNLGTYMGNNRLLFLFGGAVISPILGILLALILEKFNDAIYSAGDLNKLTNLRVLGSVPKLPLRNVKKRRLGLPWNGQRRSNTSVIEATTKLPVHETLDMIYQNIQILKYPLPFKSLMFTSALPGEGKTTLVLGLVASATRMHRRVLVIDANLHNPSLHKILELSNDWGLSLLLVDETTTDFQDYIQPIHPSIDILTAGPEPEDTVKLLSSQRMKELIKLFEQSYDLVLIDAPPILGTVDARIVASFCNGIVMVERMGKVTKTELTQAIEILSKLNLIGIIANEVSDSQKVLAS, encoded by the coding sequence GTGGCTAAGACTAGTCTGAATCAAGAGCAACAGGTTACTACTTCAGTACAAAGCGTAAGTGGCATGAGACAACTATCTACTATTTTGCTTCGCCGACGCTTTCTCATCTTCGGGGTTTCCTGCGTAGTCATGTCAGCTGCTAGCCTCTTGGCTATTATTTCTAAACCTACTTACCAGAGCAATATGCAGATATTGGTGAGTGCCAATTTATCTGAAGGAGCAAAGTCAAATAAAATCCCAGTAGGGGCAAATACTCAGGTTACTGATTCCAATTCTCAAGTTGTTAATTCTACGACTCAGATGAGACTAATGCTGAGTTCTAAATTGCTCCAGAAAGCTGTAGATTTACTTCATTCTGATTATCCTGATATTACCTTAGAAGATATCAATGGTCAAAAACAACCGAGCAAAAAAACTCCTTTGAAAGTGACCCCAGAAGAAGGAGGCATAGGAGCTAATAAAGTTTTTAATCAAGTATTTGAAGTTTCTTTTAATGATGACGATCCGGTGAAAGCACAAAGAGTACTTCAAGCTTTACAGAAAGTTTATCAAAATTACAATAAACAGCAACAAAAAGAACGTCTGAATCAGGGGATGGCTTTTGTAAATGCTCGTCTACCTGAGATAAAAAAAGAGGTAAGTAAAGCCGAGAAAAATTTGGAACAGTTTCGCAAGAAACATAAATTACTCGATCCCGAAATCCAAAGTAAAATTCTGCTAGAATCTCTAGCAGGTATTCAACAACAGTTACAAACCACTCGTGCTAACCTTCAAGATGTCAACGCTCGCTACAGTAATTTAGAGCAACAAATCGCATCTTCGTCACAGCAGAATGCACTAATTTCTTCTCGTTTAAATAAGTCAAACCGCTACCAAGCATTATTAAGTGAAATTCAAAAGACTGAACTAGCATTAGCTAAGGAGCGGCTGCGTTATACAGAAGATTACCCATCGGTACAAAAACTAAAGCAGCAACGTCAAAGTCAACTGTCGCTATTAAGAAAAGAGGTGACAGAGATTACTACTAGCAGTAATGGAGAACCACTATTAAAAGGTCAAATGCTAGGAGTTGAGCCAAAGCTAGTAGACGAGTTAATTCTGGTACAAACAACTGTCTTAGGACTAACTGCTAATGAAAAGAATCTAGCTGAATCAGAACAAAGACTTCGCTCCGAACTAAACACATACCCAAGCTTAATAGCAGAATACAGCCGTCTGTTGCCAAAGGTAGAAACTAGCCGCAAAACCCTTGAGCAACTGCTCCAAACACAACAGTTTTTGGGGCTAAAAATTGCTCAGGAAGGATATAACTGGCAAGTTTTGGCAGAACCTAATCTGGGTACTTATATGGGAAACAACAGATTATTGTTTTTGTTTGGGGGAGCCGTAATTAGCCCAATTTTAGGTATCTTATTAGCGCTGATTTTAGAAAAGTTTAATGACGCTATTTATTCTGCGGGAGATTTAAATAAATTAACGAATTTACGTGTACTAGGGTCAGTACCAAAACTACCATTGCGTAATGTGAAAAAGCGGCGGCTGGGACTGCCTTGGAATGGGCAAAGAAGGTCTAATACTTCTGTAATAGAAGCCACAACTAAATTGCCTGTCCATGAAACCCTGGACATGATCTATCAAAATATTCAAATATTAAAATATCCTTTGCCTTTTAAGTCTCTGATGTTTACTTCAGCCTTACCAGGGGAAGGGAAGACAACCTTAGTATTAGGGCTTGTGGCTAGCGCTACCCGGATGCATCGACGAGTATTAGTTATTGATGCTAATTTGCACAATCCAAGCTTGCACAAAATCTTAGAACTATCCAATGACTGGGGACTATCTCTATTATTAGTTGATGAGACAACTACTGATTTTCAAGATTACATCCAGCCCATTCACCCTTCCATTGATATTTTGACTGCTGGGCCGGAACCAGAAGACACGGTAAAGTTGCTCAGTTCTCAACGGATGAAAGAACTAATAAAATTGTTTGAGCAAAGTTACGATCTAGTACTGATAGATGCTCCACCTATTTTGGGCACAGTTGATGCCAGGATTGTAGCCTCTTTTTGTAATGGTATTGTAATGGTAGAGCGCATGGGAAAAGTGACTAAAACTGAACTGACTCAAGCTATAGAAATTTTGAGTAAGTTGAATTTAATTGGGATTATCGCTAATGAAGTGAGTGATTCTCAAAAGGTATTGGCATCGTAG